In Xiphophorus hellerii strain 12219 chromosome 8, Xiphophorus_hellerii-4.1, whole genome shotgun sequence, the genomic window GCGGCATCTTCTGGAGCATCAGCGCGCACACGACGAGCACGTTTCCACGGCGCTTGATCACCACCTCGTTGGCCAGGCAACCGTGGAAGGTCCCGAACATGAACTTCCGGATGAAGACGTCCTCCACGGTCCGCTCCGCCGCACCCTGCTCTCCCTTCAGGTTACCTGCCAGAGCCAAATATACCAgatcagcaaaaagaaaaagtgctaTATTGTGCTAAGCTAACGCCATAAAGAGCCACGTATGGATGGAaggaactctttttttttttttttgctcctacTGAAACTGTTTATATTTGGTGGCTTACCATAAATCTTTACCTGCAACAAATTAAAGCGTGTATGtgtatgaaaattaaaaatgacatacaaatattttaaaaagctgctagTCTTTGATTGTTTGCTAATAACTGAAAATTGAGATTATCAACACCTtgtatagatttatttattaaactatCTAAAATAGaagttttacagtttaaatttgttttatagcTCCTTTAATCTGGAAACAGTTGCTGCTAGTTGCCTCTAGAGGGCAGAGGATTTTGTCAAATGAGATTTGCTCACAGTCCACATGGTCTGCTGTAAATAAATGAGAGTTTATGACTCCAATAATTAATATCTGTTTGCAGGGGGTCACTTGGAGctattttttaatctgtcatatttcataTAAGTCAACCATCTCGACAGgaccagaaacaaaataaatgatatcAAAGTTTTCATGAGATAAAACAAgatcaaatcaaatcatgtaTGAGATATTTGCTCATTTTATGGCTATTTATCTCCATAaatgctgaaaacaaataaCTATCAAGACCATACActgataaaatataattttataacctgGAAATGGAAGGAGGAAGAGACCTAATTGTAATGTGAGATTTGAAAATGGGAATTGAATTGGCTAAAAGATGCCATTTCAGAAATATAACGTGGCAGAACTGATGTTAATATGCATCTCAGTATGTTTAGTTGGTGGATTTGTGCTGTGTAGCAGAGTTTGGCCTTTCTTTGGTCGTGCTTACTGGCGTGCTGAGACAGCCATCCTTTGCGGTGAGCGATCTGATGAGGATGAAGCGCTTGCTCGTATGTCAGCGGCTTGTCTCCTTTGCCAATTCGGATCCGAGCCGCTCGGTTCTACGAAACGACGGGAGAGGGAGACGAGACGGGAAAACAGCAAATGTTTAAAGAGTTATATCAGCACAACCTCCTTTAGTGGACACGCCTTAGTCACAACCgatgagaaaaacaagaaacgaCCGTGTACCGAATTGTAGGTAACATAACCCAGTTGGGTTTTTAACAAAAGCATTTCACTACGACTGCAGAAAattgtgtacatttttttttaaacaaacagaacaaaagagtTATGATATCTTTCAACAGCTTAAAAGGAACCTAAAGCAACAGGATGGATGTTTACCTTGCAGCACACCGCTGTTGCATGGAAGCTCCTGCTTTCAAAGGAATTGTGCAGCGCACTAGATCGGGCCAAAGCAGTctgaaaaaaatggaagaacatcatgaagaccaaaccAAAGTCCAAGATGAGTCTAGACTGATTAGATGATGTTTGTAGGAAGTTTCAGGAAACAAAATCACATTCAGAGTAGGCAACAAATAAGTCCCActctttatatttatttattttgtaattacatCATCCAGACAAGCTAAAGACTTGTctatataatataatatgatataatataatataatataatggtcttagtttaaaacaaactgtaagGGAAGTTTTTAACcacaaagaaaattatttacttatataCTAAATTGGATAACTGACATGATTAGCGATTTTAcagtgattattattattaggaaTATTTACTTTACAGAAACATAcggatttatttaattattcgTTCATTCatttgctattttatttttatttcaatggttaaggacagaaaaaaatacatcctTTTTTCTATTTCGGAAAAAAAGATGCACTCAAAAGCTAAAGACGTTTTCAACAATAAAGTTATAAAGCTCTGAGGTAACACTGAGCACACATTAAACAGACTAAAAGGTAATTATCAacagaaataatgtttaaatattccAAACATTTCACTTTCAATCATTTTCTTACCAGCAGCCTCGCGCTCCCTGTGAAACTCAAGGACGCCGCCATGTTTCCCTCTCGTTAAAATGTGAACACACCGTCAACTAAAGGGACATAAATGATTTCATCCCTCCGGAACAGTTACTAAGATTTGGTGGAATCGGTTTATGGACGCTGCGATTATTACAGCTTGTGAAAGATTCCCTAAATATCCAATCTTGCTGAAAGCTGCATTGCCAATCTGGAGCTGGAACTGGAACTCAAGCGGTGGTTATAGGTTTCCACCGGACCCAAGATAGCATGTAACAACCggaaatgcaaaaaataaagcagGTTAAAAACTGTTACCAAAGTATAAATTTTTAGtagcagtaaaataaaacaaaaagaaatataatttagGAGGttcaaaagtttttgtcaaaaatatgttttgctattgataaaaataaaaaaaacacagaaagataTGTCTGTTGGACTATTCATTTTACTGTTTGTTGTTACAatgttgattttgttgtttccatTTATACTAAACGTAAGAAATTGATCTTACCAACAGCATTTGAACTGCACTGAACAAGTAAtcaatttaattgtttttaaatacacgTTTGTCCAATTGTGGTAttaacttcattttaaattcactCAATCCATAGTCATTCGGGAAAGTATCAAAATTAGTGCCTCAAGTTTACCTACATAGGGCAAAAACGCACCATCATATTTATGAGTCAACTACAGAAAATATTAACTacttataaatattattaatttaaataagtgagcaaaaataaatacgAATTTTTTTTGGATGTGTTTAGTTGTGCCCAATCATAGAAAAGCGTTATTTCTTAGgtagagttaaaaaaaactacaatataaaaataaaataacatgaaacTAAAGTATTGTTCTTAGCACACTTATCGATCCAATACTAATACCGACTTGGTATTgatgttttcaatattttgcatCGATCTGTCCACCTCTACAGATTAGACTTGCTGCTTTTCACACAACATATTTAAGATATATCAGCTGTAGCTGCCCTTGATCCAACTGTCTTCAGTCAAACATACAGTCTCAGTGAGGAAAAACGAAGAAAATGTCCACATCCTGGCAGCAATCGTTCTAGCATCTCATAGAGAATAgtggacttttattttgaaacccaATAACCGGAACAAGGTGTATTGTTCtggaaagaggaaaacattCGTAAAGAGAGCTCAACTCGTCTCGCTTATTCTCAAACTTCTGTGTCCTGACGGTGTTTGGCTGTCGGACTGAATAGTCCTCAGGTTTGTGGACAGACGGAATCATTAGACGGTGGGATGGCGTCGCCGCTGGAGATGACAGAGATGTACGACAACGCTCTGCTGGGGATCCTCCAGCACGTTGGGAACATCCAGGACTTTCTGCAGATCTACTTTGGCTTTTTGTACCGAAAGACGGACTTTTACCGGCTGCTGTCTGGTCCTAACGACAGGATGGGCTTCCCCCCAGGAGTGGCGGAGAAGATGGTGCTCAAGGTAAATTTTAGTTGGATTACACAGGCGTCATGGCAACAACTACCTGGGAAACTGTCATTTAATCTGGATTTCACGCCGTTGAACCCAAAGTACAtcctgtaataaaaaaaaatgcatggattgtgaaaatgtgcaaataatgtacattttagacAAGTTAAGAAGGAAGAAACATTACATCAAcattaatgaataataattacaggtaaatgtttatttatttaaactgtacTTAGTCAGTCCTTGAACTTGAATTcattattttacactttgtgaTTTTACATCTTTCTTCTGCTGAAATTCCGCTCAGTTTCAGTCCAAATCTCGCTTCACAGACATGTTGGAATTTCTCCCATTCACCTGGATTTCTCCGGTAGAATTTCTATCTgaccaatcagtgaacagaaggagaagtagCGAACGACGACTAAGATTTTCTGCGCTgctttagaattgtagtctgcctgtaattttagcaatggcagcagagggagtGAACGAAGCCATTCAGTCCATATTGGCCACCCTTCTAAATATGAACAACTTGTTCACTTTTCTGTTTGCAGCACAGACAATTAGGATTTTATGCAATAGACTAATAAAAAGTAGtggataattgtgaagtgaaaggattAAACATATACATCTATATCTGTCTCTCATTTCCAAACACTTTCTCCTGACAGTGTATCACTGACTCTGCGTTTTGCAGAAGCTTCGTCACTATTTCTACTTTTAATCAGGCCATATGCTCTGATTTTTCATCCTCTCCAGACATTTGGGTTGTTTGAGAAGCTGGCCGAACACGACAGAGAGCGAGGGCTGAGCGAGCAGCGACAGAGGGGGGCGAGCTCGCGTGCTCCCCCTGCTGCCCAGGAGGTGGAGGTGTCCTCTGAGCTCTGCCAGGCCACCGAGGAGAAGAGCAGCGCGGAGCCGCCGCGGACTGAGAGCGCTTCCTCTGACGCGGGCCAAGTTTCTGCTCCTGCAGCCTCTGAAGATTCTGGGAGATCGCAAGCTGCTAGCAGCGGACCAGGAGGTGAAGAAGGACAGGCAGCGGCTAGCcgtacagcagcagcagcagcagcagaaggagaCAGGTGAGTGCCCCACCATGTTCCGGCTCTGGGGTTCCCAAACTTTTCCATGCCATGGCTCCATAAAGACCTTTCAAGCCGTTTGAAAAACCCACAGACAATgcaacaaaatatgtaaagttgCACAGCAGAATGACAGAAAtggtcaaatatttatttttctataaatattaaaaagataataatttaCTAATGCGACTGGTGAATATGTTTTGTAATCTCACTTTCTGCAACATGGCCAAATAAACTCTAAAGGAATGTTAAAGCTAAATCTCCTAACAGAgcttgacttttttaaaattgtcttACGCTGCCCTCAAGTGGTAGCAACATGCTATAAGagataaaaatgtcttttgaggaaaaatgaattttaaaggCGGACAAAATGTGTTCAAAGGTTCGaagcagggccggcccaagcctctatggggccctaagcgaaatgtggttttggggccccatagttctgctaacaatgtagactggctgcaatcagcagttCGATCATTAgctcattcacacacctgctataaacttattgcatctctggcagtgctgtttacattatattcatgtATAATAAGATACATTTATTGACCAACTGATTTATCGACCAGTTAATTTCTGGGCActaatttccttcattttgggggatcgtgatctgctgatacttacatgtgaagcccatcttatctTCTAATCTGATCTTCGTCAGCAAAAGTTTataaatcagcctctgtccttttctgctctacagtgagaggtttgactgacagaccgacccaccaggtcaagtctgaacgtttacagttaacaatattcaatattattactttaaaaaaataaataaataaaaaatcagctccactgaagGGGCTCCTtagtggccctggggccctaaGAGGCtgtttagtttgcttatgccttgggccggccctggttCGAAGGTAACGTTTGAAATAAAGCGAAGCAAAGTTATTTCGGgtgaatcatttgaaaatgaCTTCTGcctatgtttgcattttaaataagtaaatttttaaaaaaatcctttttttgtgtgattattttgtttcagacCTCAGAATGAGTTCCAGTCCAACCCGGACAGTTACAACGGAGCCGTGCGGGAAAACTACAGCTGGTCCCAGGACTACACCGACGTGGAGGTCCGCGTGTTCGTCCCCAAGACGGTGGTGAAGGGC contains:
- the mrps24 gene encoding small ribosomal subunit protein uS3m, producing MAASLSFTGSARLLTALARSSALHNSFESRSFHATAVCCKNRAARIRIGKGDKPLTYEQALHPHQIAHRKGWLSQHASNLKGEQGAAERTVEDVFIRKFMFGTFHGCLANEVVIKRRGNVLVVCALMLQKMPPQKFYFFIGYSESLLSHFYKCPVKLEIQTLQEKAVYKYV
- the nudcd3 gene encoding nudC domain-containing protein 3, with product MASPLEMTEMYDNALLGILQHVGNIQDFLQIYFGFLYRKTDFYRLLSGPNDRMGFPPGVAEKMVLKTFGLFEKLAEHDRERGLSEQRQRGASSRAPPAAQEVEVSSELCQATEEKSSAEPPRTESASSDAGQVSAPAASEDSGRSQAASSGPGGEEGQAAASRTAAAAAAEGDRPQNEFQSNPDSYNGAVRENYSWSQDYTDVEVRVFVPKTVVKGRQVSVSLQSGGLRVSVKDGAEERTLMEGEFTHKINTEETLWSLEPGKCVLLSLNKTSEVWWNAVLKGEKEIDINQINRERSMATVDEEEHAVLDRLTFDYHQKQQGKPQSHEMKVHEMLKKGWDAEGSPFRGQEFDPSMFDIPPSAVQF